ATTAAAAAATTCCCATGATGCGTTTGTTCAAGTGCGAGTCCTTCCCCTCCACTGGTTTTTACACCATATTTCGCAACTATATACCGACTTGACATAATCGTGTGATTAAGCAACCTCTCTACCGGCTCCGTAACGAGAATTTGTCCCCTTCTCGGCTTTATAGGAATGGATATTCCGAGACTCTCTGAAACGATAGGAGACCACGCTCCCGCAGATATAACGACGATCTCAGCTTCGTAAACGCAATTTGCCGACGTTAAGATCTTAAAGCCATCATCATTGGAAAGCCTCTCTATTCTTAAAACCTCCTCTCCTTTGGCTATTTCCACCCCGTTTAAGCGTGCACCTTCAGAAAAGGCAAAGGTTAAAAACATAGGATTAATTTGACCATTTTGAGGAGAGCGCACCGCACCCGCGATATCGTGAGACAAAGAGGGCTCGACCTCCCTCGCTTCCCGTGGACTTAAAAAGTCTATTTCAAGACCCGTTGTTCTTCTCTGCTCCATCACAAACTTTTCCATAAATGGAAGGTGGCTTTGGTTTTCTATGACTATCATGCCAGGTAACTCTCTAAACTCAAAATCCAAGGGCAGGTTGCCTGAAAGCTTTTTAAGAATAGCAAAGCTTTCCAAAGCCATCTCAAGATGTATTCCACCCTTTTTAGAGAGAAGAGCCAATATACCATCACAAGCACCTGACGCTCCCCCCGCTATACCGTTCTTCTCTATTAGGATGATTCTTCTCCTCCTTTTTAAAATCGAGAGGTGATAAGCTATGGAACAGCCTATAACTCCGCCACCCACAATAGCAACATCGTAAATCCTCATGATCCTAAGCGAACCTCGCTTTCACCTTATAAACTAAAAAGGCTCCTCCCAGAACTGCCAAGGCGATCAAGAAGGAAAGAATCAAAGGCATTATAGGAAACGGCAGTAGCAAGGCTATGAAAAAGAATATGACCCTTTCTGGAAGAGAAAGATGCTTAAAAAACCACCCCTCAAGCGAAGAAGCCAAAAAGATAACCGATATAAAGGCAACAGCAAAAGTTAGAACTATTTCCGTAGCCGTTCCATTCATTATCAGAGCAGGTCTATAGACGAATATATATGGAACGATGAACCCAGCCAAAGCGAGCCTGAAAGCTGTAAATCCGGTCTTCAAGGGATCGGATCCTGCTAAACCCGCAGCTGCATATCCCGCTATAGCAACTGGGGGAGTTATAGCAGCGAGAATAGCGAAATAAAAGACAAAAAGATGTGTGCTTAATATGTCTACGCCGAGCTTAAGCATTGCGGGAGCGCCAACTGAAGCAGCTATGACATAAGCGGGAGTCGCAGGCAAGCCCATGCCAAGCATGATAGAGGTCACCATTATAAATATCAGTCCTATAAGAAGATATCCATGCGAAAGAGAAACTATGAGGCTTGAGAACGTCAGTCCTATACCGCTATTTGTAACGACCGATATTATGAGGCCAGCACCAGCACAAGCGACCGCCACCATGACCGCATTATAGGCTCCGTAAACCAAAGCGTTCCACAGCTTTTTAGGAGTCATCCATGTAGATCTCCTGACATAGCTCACCAGGATAGCCACTACTATGGATGCAAACGCCGCCATAT
The nucleotide sequence above comes from Synergistota bacterium. Encoded proteins:
- a CDS encoding FAD-binding oxidoreductase encodes the protein MRIYDVAIVGGGVIGCSIAYHLSILKRRRRIILIEKNGIAGGASGACDGILALLSKKGGIHLEMALESFAILKKLSGNLPLDFEFRELPGMIVIENQSHLPFMEKFVMEQRRTTGLEIDFLSPREAREVEPSLSHDIAGAVRSPQNGQINPMFLTFAFSEGARLNGVEIAKGEEVLRIERLSNDDGFKILTSANCVYEAEIVVISAGAWSPIVSESLGISIPIKPRRGQILVTEPVERLLNHTIMSSRYIVAKYGVKTSGGEGLALEQTHHGNFLIGATREFVGYDKGVSSSALERLARTAFSIVPVLADIRVIRSFAGLRPWTPDGLPIIDNLNGLVLACGHEGDGICLSAITGKLVSELIAYGRTSLDVSSLSLSRFNASSAL